A portion of the Bacillus thuringiensis genome contains these proteins:
- a CDS encoding response regulator, whose translation MLKVAIAEDDFRVAQIQEEFLLKIKDVKVIGKALNAKETMELLQKEEIDLLLLDNYLPDGIGTDLLPQIHADFPNVDVIMVTAANENYMLEKAIRNGVSNYLIKPVTLEKFVRTIEDYKRKKQLLHSNNEVNQALIDNFFGTSQTQDIKNLPTGVDPLTLQKVKGIIKGFEEGITIEEMGEQMGASRTTARRYLEYLVATNECTVEYTYGIIGRPERKYRIGRGL comes from the coding sequence ATGTTGAAGGTTGCAATTGCAGAAGATGATTTCCGCGTCGCGCAAATTCAGGAAGAGTTTTTATTAAAAATAAAGGATGTAAAAGTAATCGGAAAAGCATTGAACGCGAAAGAAACGATGGAACTACTACAAAAGGAAGAAATCGATTTACTTCTATTAGATAATTACTTACCAGATGGAATTGGAACTGACTTATTACCACAAATTCATGCTGACTTTCCAAATGTTGACGTCATTATGGTAACAGCGGCGAATGAAAACTATATGCTAGAAAAAGCAATTCGCAACGGCGTAAGCAACTACCTTATAAAACCGGTCACGTTAGAAAAATTTGTCCGTACAATTGAAGACTATAAAAGAAAGAAGCAACTATTACATAGTAACAATGAAGTAAATCAAGCACTCATCGATAATTTCTTCGGGACTTCGCAAACACAAGACATAAAAAACTTACCGACAGGTGTTGATCCGTTAACACTGCAAAAAGTGAAAGGCATTATAAAAGGATTCGAAGAGGGCATTACAATAGAAGAAATGGGAGAACAAATGGGGGCCTCCAGAACAACCGCAAGAAGATATTTAGAATACTTAGTAGCGACAAACGAATGCACAGTAGAGTACACATACGGCATTATCGGACGACCAGAACGAAAATATCGAATAGGAAGAGGACTATGA
- a CDS encoding tripartite tricarboxylate transporter substrate binding protein produces MKKRLLLCIWIMTGVIAGCSLEKSQTNTVNIEEVEIVAPNVPGAGWDLTARAMQKTLTEEKIFTKPITVTNKVGGSGDVGWKYTKQKGGHVLAINSSLLITNNLLGHSKLTYKDFTPLATLASDWEVVVVSKDSNIENANELMEQLKQNKKNFKIGVAPGLGNDDHLSFVQVSKAFGINPAELQFFVYENKEKIINALTNKQINAATMTLSEAEKQYKSGKIKILAVSAPKRLDRLPEIPTWKEQGIDVVFQHWKGIMGPKDMMEEEVAYWDGVIKRMVESDSWKGILRERGWESFYKGSGETRVFLEESDFRYEEMVKKEA; encoded by the coding sequence ATGAAAAAACGATTATTACTATGTATATGGATCATGACAGGAGTAATAGCTGGTTGTTCCTTGGAAAAATCTCAAACGAATACAGTGAACATAGAAGAAGTAGAAATCGTTGCGCCAAACGTTCCAGGAGCAGGCTGGGACTTAACAGCACGAGCAATGCAAAAAACACTAACGGAAGAAAAAATCTTCACAAAACCAATCACTGTCACAAACAAAGTAGGTGGCAGCGGTGATGTCGGATGGAAATATACGAAACAAAAAGGTGGTCACGTACTGGCGATTAACTCAAGCTTACTCATAACGAACAACCTACTAGGCCACAGTAAACTAACATATAAAGACTTCACCCCGCTCGCGACACTAGCATCGGACTGGGAAGTCGTTGTCGTATCAAAAGACTCAAACATAGAAAACGCAAACGAACTAATGGAACAACTAAAACAAAATAAGAAAAACTTCAAAATCGGCGTTGCCCCCGGCCTAGGAAACGACGATCACCTATCCTTCGTACAAGTAAGTAAAGCATTCGGCATAAACCCAGCCGAACTACAATTCTTCGTCTACGAAAACAAAGAAAAAATCATAAATGCCCTAACGAACAAACAAATAAACGCCGCAACCATGACCCTATCCGAAGCCGAAAAACAATACAAATCCGGCAAAATAAAAATACTAGCCGTATCCGCACCAAAGCGCCTAGACCGACTACCAGAAATCCCAACATGGAAAGAACAAGGGATCGACGTTGTATTCCAGCACTGGAAAGGAATTATGGGACCAAAAGATATGATGGAGGAAGAGGTTGCTTATTGGGATGGTGTGATTAAGAGGATGGTTGAGAGTGATAGTTGGAAGGGGATTTTGAGGGAGCGGGGTTGGGAGAGTTTTTATAAGGGGAGTGGAGAGACGAGGGTGTTTTTGGAGGAGAGTGATTTTAGGTACGAGGAAATGGTGAAAAAAGAGGCTTAA
- a CDS encoding (deoxy)nucleoside triphosphate pyrophosphohydrolase, which produces MKRNIYVVGAVIVQDEKILCAQRGPSKSLPLMWEFPGGKIEEGETPQEALKREIDEEMHCSVQIGEQIDYTAYEYDFGIVHLKTFYCKLVEGSPVLTEHVAIKWLYPNELAALEWAPADIPTIEKLSKESIVK; this is translated from the coding sequence ATGAAGAGAAATATTTATGTTGTTGGAGCGGTAATTGTCCAAGATGAGAAAATTTTATGTGCACAAAGAGGGCCATCTAAATCGCTACCTCTTATGTGGGAATTTCCAGGTGGGAAAATAGAAGAGGGGGAAACACCTCAAGAGGCGTTAAAGCGTGAAATTGATGAAGAAATGCATTGTAGCGTGCAGATTGGTGAGCAAATTGATTATACAGCCTATGAGTATGATTTTGGTATTGTTCATTTGAAAACTTTTTATTGTAAGCTTGTTGAAGGAAGTCCGGTTCTAACTGAGCACGTAGCAATTAAATGGTTATATCCGAATGAACTAGCAGCTTTAGAGTGGGCACCTGCGGATATCCCGACTATTGAGAAATTATCAAAAGAATCGATTGTAAAGTAA
- a CDS encoding DUF3427 domain-containing protein — protein sequence MENFIQKLEGALYKGFIDQKHNHPGIYKPKLLVNNTKKNENVLSSLLEELENSTSFIFSVAFITESGLATLKSHFLDLKQKGVKGRILTSTFLNFNTPKVFRELMKLENVEVRLTNLSGFHSKGYIFDNKTHCSLIVGSSNLTAHALKVNYEWNVKLTSHEDGEIVQHFKNQFEEVWEHSQVLTEELIANYETIYEQAAENKLLDRVIELPGQYHNSIEEALKINPNKMQQAALQEIQAIRDAGKEKGLVISATGTGKTYLSAFDVRNFAPKRMLFIVHREQILNKAKSDFQKVLGGIDEDFGILSGSNKQINAKYLFATIQTISKEDTLHQFDPELFDYILIDEVHKAGASSYHRVIDYFKPNFLMGMTATPERTDNFNIYELFDYNIAYEIRLQEALEEDMLCPFHYFGVTDFEYNGEKIDDTTVLSKLVTEKRVDHIVEKIKYYGFSGEKVTGLMFCSRKDEAEQLSHALNEKGFRTFALTGDHSQEERELRVNQLENGILDYILTVDIFNEGIDIPSVNQVVMLRQTQSSIIFIQQLGRGLRKHDSKDFVTIIDFIGNYKNNYLIPIALSGDRSQNKDNIRRYTNDTSYIKGISTVNFEEIAKKQIFKAINNSNLTAMKVLKEAFAELKNRIGRTPYLYDFIVNHSIDPVVLAEGYSNYYQFLLKMKEDVPALTEYENKVLTMFSLEVLNGKRKNEIVLLDLLLKQEKVDKDEYIKQLEESNCLTDDETITSVQRIFELEFFSQNSQKKYGEKPILSLQDDKMYMFNDSIRKSLEQNQYFKRMVMDIIKSARKKSKNYECDSNLTVYKKYSRKDVCKLLNWHNDESSTMYGYKTKYYTCPIFITYHKNDEVESSVDYGDEFLNQDVLKWYTRSNRTLKSKEVQTIIDAKENNIDVHIFVKKDDDEGSDFYYLGKATPDKASVEQTEMKDKNGKELPVVTMNMIMEKSIDNKIYDYIKDGNVL from the coding sequence ATGGAGAATTTTATTCAAAAATTAGAGGGGGCTTTATATAAAGGGTTTATTGATCAAAAACATAATCATCCTGGAATATATAAGCCGAAATTATTAGTAAACAATACGAAAAAAAATGAAAATGTTTTAAGCTCATTATTGGAGGAGCTAGAAAATAGTACATCTTTTATTTTCTCAGTAGCTTTTATTACAGAAAGTGGGCTAGCGACTTTAAAATCACATTTCCTTGATCTTAAACAAAAAGGGGTTAAAGGACGTATATTAACATCTACATTCTTAAACTTTAATACACCAAAAGTGTTTAGAGAGTTAATGAAACTTGAAAATGTAGAAGTAAGATTAACAAATTTATCTGGTTTTCATTCAAAGGGATACATATTTGATAACAAAACACATTGTTCATTAATTGTTGGTAGTTCAAACCTGACTGCACATGCTTTGAAGGTAAACTATGAATGGAACGTCAAGTTAACATCGCATGAAGATGGAGAGATAGTACAGCATTTTAAAAATCAATTTGAAGAAGTTTGGGAGCATTCTCAAGTATTAACCGAAGAGTTGATTGCAAATTACGAAACAATATATGAGCAAGCTGCAGAAAATAAGTTACTAGATCGAGTTATAGAATTACCTGGTCAATATCATAATTCAATTGAAGAAGCTTTGAAAATTAACCCAAATAAAATGCAACAAGCTGCGTTACAAGAAATACAAGCTATTCGAGACGCTGGAAAAGAAAAAGGCTTAGTTATCTCTGCAACAGGAACGGGGAAGACATATCTTTCAGCATTTGATGTCAGAAATTTTGCACCTAAACGGATGCTATTTATTGTTCACCGAGAGCAAATATTAAATAAAGCGAAATCAGATTTTCAAAAAGTTCTTGGTGGAATAGATGAGGACTTTGGAATTTTATCAGGGTCAAATAAACAAATAAATGCTAAATATTTATTTGCGACGATCCAAACTATTTCAAAAGAGGACACTTTACACCAATTTGATCCTGAGCTATTCGATTATATTTTAATAGATGAAGTTCATAAAGCTGGTGCTAGTTCTTATCATAGGGTTATTGATTATTTTAAACCGAATTTTTTAATGGGAATGACTGCTACACCTGAACGTACAGACAACTTTAATATTTATGAGCTATTTGATTACAATATTGCTTATGAAATTCGTTTGCAAGAAGCACTTGAAGAAGATATGCTTTGTCCTTTTCATTATTTTGGAGTTACTGATTTTGAATATAATGGTGAAAAGATAGATGACACTACAGTTTTATCTAAACTTGTTACAGAAAAACGAGTGGATCATATAGTTGAAAAAATAAAATATTACGGTTTTTCCGGTGAAAAAGTAACAGGACTAATGTTTTGCAGCCGAAAAGATGAGGCAGAACAATTATCACATGCTTTAAATGAAAAAGGTTTTCGCACATTTGCATTAACCGGCGATCATTCCCAAGAGGAAAGAGAACTGCGGGTGAATCAATTAGAAAATGGCATACTGGATTATATTTTAACAGTAGATATTTTTAATGAAGGTATTGATATTCCGAGTGTGAACCAAGTTGTTATGTTGAGACAAACTCAATCAAGCATTATCTTTATACAGCAGTTAGGGCGTGGACTTCGAAAACACGATTCGAAAGATTTTGTTACGATTATTGATTTTATTGGAAACTATAAAAATAACTATTTAATTCCGATTGCCCTTTCAGGAGATAGATCACAAAATAAAGATAATATACGTAGATATACAAATGACACGAGTTATATTAAAGGTATTTCAACAGTTAACTTTGAAGAGATAGCGAAAAAGCAGATCTTTAAAGCGATTAACAATAGTAATTTAACAGCAATGAAAGTATTGAAGGAAGCTTTTGCTGAGTTGAAAAATAGAATAGGAAGAACTCCATATCTATATGACTTTATAGTAAACCATTCTATTGATCCAGTTGTACTTGCAGAAGGATATTCGAACTATTATCAGTTCTTATTGAAAATGAAAGAAGATGTCCCTGCATTAACAGAGTACGAAAATAAAGTTTTAACGATGTTTTCATTGGAAGTATTGAATGGAAAACGTAAAAACGAAATCGTTTTGTTAGACTTATTATTAAAGCAAGAAAAAGTTGATAAGGATGAGTATATAAAACAACTTGAAGAATCTAATTGCTTAACAGATGATGAAACGATTACTTCAGTACAACGAATTTTTGAATTAGAGTTTTTCTCACAAAACAGTCAAAAGAAATATGGAGAAAAGCCAATTCTCTCTTTACAGGACGATAAGATGTATATGTTTAATGATTCTATCAGAAAAAGCTTAGAACAAAATCAATACTTTAAGCGTATGGTTATGGACATTATTAAAAGTGCAAGGAAAAAGAGCAAAAACTATGAGTGTGATAGTAACCTTACTGTATATAAAAAATACTCAAGAAAAGATGTGTGTAAACTTTTAAATTGGCATAATGACGAGAGCTCAACTATGTATGGTTATAAGACAAAGTACTATACTTGTCCAATATTTATCACATACCATAAAAATGATGAGGTAGAATCCAGTGTGGACTACGGTGATGAATTCCTTAATCAAGATGTTCTTAAATGGTATACAAGAAGTAATAGAACATTAAAATCAAAGGAAGTTCAAACAATTATTGATGCTAAAGAAAATAATATTGACGTCCATATTTTTGTGAAAAAAGATGATGACGAGGGAAGCGACTTTTACTATTTAGGAAAAGCGACACCTGATAAAGCAAGTGTAGAACAAACTGAAATGAAAGATAAAAATGGAAAAGAACTACCTGTTGTTACGATGAATATGATTATGGAGAAATCAATTGATAATAAGATCTATGATTATATAAAGGACGGTAATGTTTTGTAG
- a CDS encoding DnaD domain-containing protein, protein MAVYRNVQVNFWQDDFVLDLTPEERYFYVYLLTCSKTTQCGIFPFPKRLAEMETGYNRETVDKLVQRFVDYGKILYDVDTRELFVLNWLRYNPVTNMNVEKCVLRELKGVKNKEFVHMFLQKCVEEEMNVPMLLAHFGMPSDLAVDDVDPVCEETEAEEEVIEEETGSRVFSFYEQHFGSLSPHTVEELSAWMEDLSEELVLKALQIAFENNKRTVAYVKGILRGWYGKGFTKVCEVEADTAKFRNKESSVSTGETEEFLARCEEWEQNAPSEEELQRFLAERGWRP, encoded by the coding sequence ATGGCGGTGTATCGTAATGTGCAGGTGAATTTTTGGCAGGATGATTTTGTTTTGGATTTGACGCCGGAGGAGCGGTATTTTTATGTTTACTTATTAACTTGTTCGAAGACGACGCAGTGTGGGATTTTTCCTTTTCCGAAGCGATTAGCTGAGATGGAGACGGGTTATAATCGGGAGACTGTTGATAAGCTTGTGCAGCGCTTTGTTGATTATGGGAAGATTCTGTATGATGTGGATACGCGAGAGTTATTCGTTTTAAATTGGCTTCGTTATAATCCTGTGACGAATATGAATGTGGAGAAGTGTGTACTTCGTGAGCTGAAGGGTGTGAAGAATAAGGAGTTTGTACATATGTTTCTTCAGAAGTGCGTTGAGGAAGAGATGAATGTTCCGATGCTTTTAGCGCATTTCGGTATGCCGAGTGATTTGGCTGTGGATGATGTTGATCCAGTTTGTGAGGAGACAGAGGCGGAAGAAGAGGTTATAGAGGAAGAAACGGGAAGTCGTGTGTTTTCTTTTTATGAGCAACATTTCGGTAGTTTGTCTCCTCATACTGTGGAGGAACTGAGTGCGTGGATGGAAGATTTGTCAGAGGAGCTTGTGCTGAAGGCTCTTCAAATTGCGTTTGAGAATAATAAGCGGACGGTTGCTTATGTGAAGGGGATTTTGAGAGGCTGGTACGGGAAAGGATTTACGAAAGTGTGTGAGGTTGAGGCGGATACAGCTAAGTTTAGGAATAAGGAGTCGTCTGTTAGTACGGGGGAGACGGAGGAGTTTTTGGCGAGGTGTGAGGAGTGGGAGCAGAATGCGCCGTCTGAGGAAGAGTTGCAGCGCTTTTTAGCTGAGCGCGGGTGGCGTCCATGA
- the dnaB gene encoding replicative DNA helicase, with protein MSIQNVEAEKTVLGSLLLDGELIKECRLTEQYFSMPVHKSIFQLMRKMEEEGQPIDLVTFISRVGPKFLERIGGMEYFIGLMDGVPTTANFSYYEGLVRGAWKMYQAGVLGHKMGERLIAEKSEKVIGETITALCELEEKDSVCEFDLKDALVDLYEELHQDVKEITGIESGYTSLNKMTCGLQEGDFVVLGARPSMGKTAFALNVGLHAAKSGAAVGLFSLEMSSKQLFKRIASCIGEVSGGRLKNPKHRFAMEDWEKVSKAFAEIGELPFEIYDNAGVTVQDIWMQTRKLKRKHGDKKILIIVDYLQLITGDPKHKGNRFQEISEISRKLKLLARELNVCVVALSQLSRSVESRQDKRPLLSDLRETGQIEQDADVIMLMYREDYYDKETKQKEMTEIHVAKHRNGPVGSFKLRFLKEFGRFVEIG; from the coding sequence ATGAGTATTCAAAATGTGGAGGCGGAAAAGACGGTGTTAGGTTCTCTATTACTTGATGGAGAGCTTATTAAGGAGTGCCGTTTGACGGAGCAGTATTTTTCTATGCCAGTACATAAGTCTATATTTCAGTTAATGCGAAAAATGGAAGAAGAGGGGCAACCGATTGATCTTGTGACGTTCATTTCTCGGGTAGGTCCGAAGTTTTTAGAGAGGATCGGGGGAATGGAGTATTTTATAGGGTTAATGGATGGTGTGCCTACTACTGCCAACTTCTCTTATTATGAGGGGCTTGTTCGAGGTGCGTGGAAAATGTATCAGGCTGGTGTTCTCGGGCACAAGATGGGAGAGCGTCTTATTGCGGAGAAGAGTGAGAAAGTTATCGGTGAGACGATTACGGCACTTTGTGAGTTAGAGGAAAAAGACTCTGTATGTGAGTTTGATTTGAAGGATGCGTTAGTTGATTTGTATGAGGAGCTTCATCAAGATGTGAAAGAGATTACTGGTATTGAGTCTGGTTATACATCGTTAAATAAAATGACGTGTGGACTTCAGGAAGGTGATTTTGTCGTTCTTGGTGCGCGTCCTTCTATGGGGAAGACTGCGTTTGCACTAAATGTTGGACTGCATGCGGCGAAGTCTGGAGCGGCGGTTGGATTGTTTTCGTTAGAGATGAGTAGTAAGCAATTGTTCAAAAGGATAGCTTCTTGCATAGGTGAAGTGTCAGGAGGTAGGCTAAAAAATCCGAAGCATCGTTTTGCGATGGAAGATTGGGAGAAGGTAAGTAAGGCGTTTGCGGAGATTGGTGAGTTGCCATTTGAGATTTACGACAATGCAGGTGTTACGGTGCAAGATATTTGGATGCAAACCCGTAAGTTAAAGCGGAAACACGGTGATAAAAAGATTTTAATTATTGTAGATTACTTGCAGCTTATTACGGGCGATCCGAAGCATAAGGGCAATCGATTTCAGGAGATTAGTGAAATTTCGCGTAAGCTTAAGTTATTAGCGCGTGAATTAAATGTTTGTGTAGTCGCGTTGTCGCAATTGTCTCGTTCTGTAGAGTCACGACAAGATAAGCGTCCGCTATTATCTGATTTAAGAGAGACGGGACAAATTGAGCAAGATGCGGATGTCATTATGCTTATGTATCGTGAAGATTATTACGATAAGGAAACGAAGCAGAAAGAGATGACGGAGATTCATGTGGCGAAGCATCGGAATGGGCCTGTCGGGAGTTTTAAGCTGAGATTTTTGAAAGAGTTTGGGCGGTTTGTGGAGATTGGATGA
- a CDS encoding TrmB family transcriptional regulator — MDYIVQQLKKIGFNEYEAKSYVSLVKQGPVTAYQVSKDSGVPRARIYEILGNLVEKGIVMKEEINDTTRYSPLPVEIFLQKAQSEWQSTYEGISDSLKTLETSEEKTDNRVITLKDNQTIISYCQALIKKAERRIVISMWDEMYEALKEDLSEVADKVTIQGITLHVENPIKNLEAHRITPYTETLSTDHWFIVSIDSKEMIYGPSLEERNIAFYTDDPVHIYLLEDYVWHDVLVNRLVRRSQDDLQQWITAERRSFFMGK, encoded by the coding sequence GTGGACTACATAGTGCAACAGCTTAAAAAAATTGGTTTCAATGAATATGAAGCTAAATCTTATGTATCTCTTGTTAAACAAGGGCCTGTCACAGCCTACCAAGTGAGTAAAGATTCGGGTGTCCCAAGAGCGCGAATTTATGAGATTTTAGGTAACCTTGTAGAAAAAGGAATTGTCATGAAGGAAGAAATAAATGACACCACTCGCTATTCACCTCTACCTGTTGAAATCTTTTTACAGAAGGCGCAATCAGAATGGCAGTCTACTTATGAAGGAATCAGTGATTCATTAAAAACACTAGAAACTTCCGAGGAAAAAACGGATAATCGAGTGATTACTTTAAAAGACAATCAAACAATCATTAGCTATTGTCAGGCATTAATAAAAAAAGCAGAACGACGTATTGTCATTTCAATGTGGGATGAGATGTATGAAGCGTTAAAAGAAGATCTATCTGAAGTAGCTGATAAAGTTACAATACAAGGTATTACCCTGCATGTTGAAAATCCAATTAAAAATCTAGAAGCCCATCGCATAACACCTTATACAGAAACCTTGTCTACAGATCATTGGTTTATTGTATCGATAGATTCTAAAGAGATGATTTATGGACCATCACTTGAAGAGCGTAATATTGCTTTTTATACAGATGACCCCGTTCATATATACTTATTAGAGGATTATGTATGGCATGATGTGTTAGTAAATCGACTTGTCCGACGTAGCCAAGATGACTTGCAGCAATGGATTACTGCAGAGAGAAGATCTTTCTTTATGGGGAAATGA
- a CDS encoding TSUP family transporter: MDFYLDPSVLMILIVFGFVAAFIDSVVGGGGLIALPALLFTGLNPASAVATNKLASTMGSATSNIVFYRSGNLDLKSAFKLVPLTFIGSIIGAWTVHLMNPEVLKPLMLIMLGAVAIYTIFKKDWGSISTHKKLSGRHVIIFTFFIFAIGFYDGFLGPGTGSFLMFSLLFIGYDFLKAAGNAKLLNLGSNVGALLMFMYVGQVNYAYGFIMGIAQIAGGIVGSKFAIKKGSGYVRALFITVTCLLLAKNLYDYIQ; the protein is encoded by the coding sequence ATGGATTTTTATTTAGACCCATCTGTATTAATGATTTTGATTGTTTTTGGATTTGTAGCTGCATTTATTGATTCAGTTGTAGGTGGTGGTGGACTCATTGCTTTACCAGCTTTATTATTTACAGGACTGAATCCAGCAAGTGCAGTAGCTACGAATAAACTAGCGTCGACAATGGGAAGTGCAACTAGTAATATTGTGTTTTATCGTTCTGGTAATCTTGATTTGAAATCGGCGTTTAAATTAGTTCCGCTTACTTTCATAGGTTCCATAATAGGGGCATGGACCGTTCATTTAATGAATCCAGAAGTACTGAAGCCATTGATGTTAATTATGCTTGGTGCGGTCGCTATTTATACGATATTCAAAAAGGATTGGGGTAGTATTTCCACTCATAAGAAATTGTCTGGTCGACACGTCATTATTTTTACCTTTTTTATTTTTGCTATTGGTTTTTATGATGGATTTCTAGGTCCTGGAACAGGTTCGTTTTTAATGTTTTCTCTTTTATTTATTGGGTATGATTTTTTAAAAGCAGCAGGTAATGCGAAGCTTCTTAATTTAGGAAGTAATGTTGGTGCATTGTTGATGTTTATGTATGTAGGGCAAGTAAACTATGCATATGGTTTTATAATGGGGATTGCTCAAATTGCTGGAGGGATTGTTGGCTCCAAATTTGCTATAAAAAAAGGAAGCGGGTATGTTCGTGCCCTTTTCATTACAGTAACTTGTTTATTGTTAGCGAAAAATCTGTATGACTATATTCAGTAA
- a CDS encoding DMT family transporter translates to MKLQLKADLMLLLVTFFWGASILLTKLGLDGIEEYNLIALRFIIAFLLSGLIFYKHLFKIDFKTVKYAFILASVLFIVYIFATFGTKYTSVSNAGFLLCLTVIFIPILSAIFLKHIPEKKVIVGIILTIIGIGLLTLTSEFKIGNGDIFCILSALFYAIHVIITGSVTKHVNSIALGVVQLGFVGLFSLIFSFIIETPKLPSTIDSWLIILALSIFCTAVAFIVQVIAQQYTTPTHTGLIFSLEPVFSAGFAFVFTGETLTGKGYLGATLILLSVLIAELDFKSLLRPNYKKNIE, encoded by the coding sequence ATGAAACTACAATTAAAAGCGGATTTAATGTTACTATTAGTTACATTTTTTTGGGGTGCATCCATCCTACTTACAAAGCTTGGACTTGATGGCATAGAAGAATATAATTTAATCGCATTACGATTTATTATCGCTTTTCTTTTATCAGGTTTAATATTTTACAAACATTTATTTAAGATCGATTTTAAAACTGTAAAATATGCATTTATACTCGCTTCTGTCTTATTTATCGTTTACATTTTCGCGACTTTCGGTACAAAGTATACAAGTGTTTCTAATGCTGGTTTCTTACTATGTCTCACAGTCATTTTCATTCCGATATTATCAGCTATATTTTTAAAACACATTCCAGAAAAGAAAGTTATAGTAGGAATCATTTTAACGATAATAGGAATCGGCTTATTAACATTAACTAGCGAATTCAAAATCGGTAACGGCGATATATTTTGCATACTGTCTGCCCTGTTTTATGCGATCCACGTCATCATTACTGGAAGCGTAACGAAACATGTGAATTCCATTGCACTTGGAGTAGTGCAACTCGGTTTCGTCGGCCTATTTAGTCTTATTTTCTCATTCATTATAGAAACACCAAAACTTCCTAGCACGATCGACTCATGGCTAATCATATTAGCTTTAAGCATATTTTGCACCGCAGTCGCATTCATCGTGCAAGTAATTGCCCAGCAATACACTACACCTACCCATACAGGTCTTATTTTTTCATTAGAACCTGTCTTTTCCGCAGGCTTTGCTTTCGTTTTCACAGGTGAAACGCTGACAGGAAAAGGATACTTAGGGGCTACGCTTATATTATTGAGTGTGTTAATTGCTGAGTTGGATTTTAAGAGTTTGTTGAGGCCTAATTATAAGAAGAATATAGAGTAA
- a CDS encoding TetR/AcrR family transcriptional regulator, producing the protein MEKVDRRIIKSKEAIKNAFIELMAEKEFDKITVKDICTTADIGNRTFYLHYLDKYDLLDKLVVERIEALKTLCAPLHDLSFREACIAWFENMEQHYFFFSTMLAGKGASAFRKHFFDYIIEQIKDDIDIKEGINKGFSEDMIITFFGYAIVGVVETYFMKGLPDPPEVVAEQLGLLLDRNF; encoded by the coding sequence ATGGAAAAAGTCGATCGAAGGATTATTAAATCAAAAGAAGCCATCAAAAACGCTTTTATTGAACTAATGGCCGAAAAAGAATTTGATAAAATTACAGTAAAGGACATTTGCACCACAGCGGACATCGGAAATAGAACGTTCTACCTTCATTACCTCGATAAATATGATTTACTCGATAAACTCGTTGTAGAACGTATCGAAGCGCTAAAAACACTGTGCGCTCCTCTCCACGATTTAAGCTTTAGAGAAGCTTGCATCGCTTGGTTTGAAAACATGGAACAACACTACTTCTTCTTCTCAACGATGCTAGCTGGAAAAGGAGCTTCTGCTTTCCGCAAACACTTCTTCGACTACATCATCGAACAAATAAAAGATGACATAGATATTAAAGAAGGCATAAACAAAGGATTTAGTGAAGACATGATTATTACATTCTTCGGCTACGCCATTGTAGGAGTCGTGGAGACATACTTTATGAAAGGACTTCCTGACCCGCCGGAAGTTGTCGCGGAACAGCTTGGATTGTTGCTGGATAGGAACTTTTAA